The following proteins come from a genomic window of Prionailurus viverrinus isolate Anna chromosome D1, UM_Priviv_1.0, whole genome shotgun sequence:
- the CARNS1 gene encoding carnosine synthase 1 isoform X2 codes for MLSLDPLGPAWDCPLASKDLGEEEGPWGGGAGLPPPGCFSGSWRHDVGLDCKGSLEGAEARAWTLYHYSLLQSCLQQAGLPETQDRSQVPRTGCPGAEVTLCILGSPSTFLSVLLEGGVQSPGNMLLCLSPAWLMKVPAPGQPGESALLVSKAVSFYPGGLTFLDDFVPPRRATYFLAGLGLGPGRGREAAELARDLTCPTGASAELARLLEDRLLTRRLLAQQGGVAVPATLAFTYKPPALLRVGDASPGLRLVELSGKEGQETLVKEEVEAFLHSEALGDALQVAVKLSGWRWRGRQALRLYSRKELGTVVDMVLALLEKLEEEESVLVEAVCPPARLPFPGSPPPGPELAVRICAVVCRTQGDRPLLSKVVCSVGREDRPLRHRSSLPQTLEVALARCGLGEATQVAVVRRRVKAAAEAALAAVLALEAGLSAEQRGGRRARTDFLGVDFALTVADRALTPVALELNGGLCLEACGALEGLWAAQRSQPAAREAAAAPLVETMLRRSAHCLMEGKQLLLIGAGGVSKKFVWEAARDYGLKLHLVESDPNHFASQLVQTFIHFDVTEHRRDEENARLLAELVRARGLQLDGCFSYWDDCLVLTALLCQELGLPCSPPAAMRLAKQKSCTQLHLLRCHGPPWPAPSLHAVPCCPLESEADVERAVHQVPLPGVMKLEFGAGAVGVRLVEDAPQCHEHFSRITRDLQGEADHPGIGLGWGNAMLLMEFIEGTEHDVDLVVYGGRLLAAFVSDNGPTRLPGFTETAACMPTGLAPEQEAQLVQAAFRCCLGCGLLDGVFNVELKLTRAGPKLIEINPRMGGFYLRDWILELYGVDLLLAAAMVACGLRPALPSHPRARGHLVGVMCLASQHLQALSSTASRETLQALHDQGLLRFNLLEEVLVPGEYEEPYCSVACAGPSLAEARLRLLGLCQGLGIDGPHYPVAHFLSHFK; via the exons GCTGCCCTGGTGCGGAGGTGACCTTATGCATTCTGGGATCCCCCAGCACCTTTCTGTCCGTGCTGCTGGAAGGAGGGGTCCAGAGCCCGG GAAACATGCTCCtttgcctgtcccctgcttggcTGATGAAGGTGCCAGCACCTGGGCAGCCGGGCGAGTCGGCCCTGCTGGTCTCCAAGGCCGTGAGCTTCTACCCGGGGGGCTTGACATTCCTGGATGACTTTGTCCCCCCACGCCGAGCCACCTACTTCCTGGCgggcctggggctgggacctGGCCGGGGTCGAGAGGCGGCTGAACTTGCCCGTGACCTGACCTGCCCCACAGGAGCCTCAGCTGAGCTGGCCCGGCTGCTGGAAGACAGGCTGCTGACCAGGAGACTGCTGGCTCAGCAGGGTGGCGTGGCTGTGCCAGCTACCCTGGCTTTCACCTACAAGCCACCAGCACTGCTGCGGGTAGGGGATGCCAGCCCAGGACTACGGCTGGTGGAGCTGAGTGGCAAAGAGGGCCAGGAGACACTGGTGAAGGAGGAAGTGGAGGCCTTTCTGCACTCCGAGGCCTTGGGTGATGCCCTGCAG GTGGCCGTGAAGCTCAGTGGCTGGCGCTGGCGGGGGCGGCAGGCACTGCGTCTGTACTCGCGAAAGGAGCTGGGCACAGTGGTCGACATGGTGCTGGCATTGCTGGAGaaactggaggaggaggagagcgtCCTGGTGGAGGCTGTGTGCCCACCTGCCCGGCTGCCCTTCCCAG GCAGTCCCCCACCTGGCCCTGAGCTGGCCGTGCGGATCTGTGCTGTGGTATGTCGGACACAGGGTGACAGGCCCTTGCTGAGCAAG GTGGTGTGCAGTGTGGGCCGTGAGGACCGGCCTCTGCGGCACCGGAGCTCCTTGCCACAGACGCTGGAGGTGGCACTGGCCCGGTGCGGCCTGGGTGAGGCGACGCAGGTGGCGGTCGTGCGGCGGCGCGTCAAGGCAGCGGCCGAGGCCGCGCTGGCCGCCGTGCTGGCCCTGGAGGCCGGCCTGAGCGCTGAGCAGCGCGGCGGGCGCCGGGCCCGCACAGACTTCCTCG GCGTAGACTTCGCGCTGACTGTGGCAGACCGCGCGCTGACCCCCGTAGCCCTGGAGCTGAACGGCGGCCTGTGTCTGGAGGCGTGCGGTGCGCTCGAGGGGCTGTGGGCCGCGCAGCGCTCGCAGCCGGCGGCCCGGGAGGCCGCGGCCGCGCCGCTCGTGGAGACCATGCTGCGACGCTCGGCGCACTGCCTCATGGAGGGCAAGCAGCTGCTGCTGATCGGCGCGGGCGGCGTCAGCAAGAAGTTCGTGTGGGAGGCGGCGCGCGACTACGGGCTCAAG CTGCACCTAGTGGAGTCGGATCCCAACCACTTTGCATCCCAACTGGTGCAGACTTTCATCCACTTTGATGTGACAGAGCACCGGAGGGACGAAGAGAATGCGCGGCTGCTGGCGGAACTGGTGCGGGCACGTGGCCTGCAGCTCGATGGCTGCTTCTCCTACTGGGACGACTGCCTAGTACTCACGGCCTTGCTCTGCCAGGAGCTGGGTCTGCCCTGCAGCCCCCCGGCTGCCATGCGCCTGGCCAAGCAGAAGAGCTGCACCCAGCTGCACCTGTTGCGCTGCCATGGCCCACCCTGGCCCGCGCCCTCCCTCCATGCCGTGCCCTGCTGCCCGCTGGAGAGTGAGGCCGATGTGGAGAGGGCCgtccaccaggtgcccctgccggGTGTCATGAAGCTGGAGTTTGGGGCAGGCGCAGTGGGTGTGCGGCTGGTGGAGGACGCACCGCAGTGCCACGAACACTTTTCCCGGATCACCCGCGACCTGCAGGGTGAGGCCGACCACCCCGGCATCGGGCTGGGCTGGGGGAATGCCATGCTGCTGATGGAGTTCATTGAGGGCACCGAGCACGACGTGGATCTGGTGGTCTATGGTGGGCGACTGTTGGCCGCCTTCGTCTCCGACAATGGCCCCACGAGGCTGCCTGGCTTCACTGAGACGGCGGCCTGCATGCCCACTGGGCTGGCACCGGAGCAGGAGGCACAGCTGGTGCAGGCAGCCTTCCGCTGTTGCCTGGGCTGCGGGCTGCTGGATGGGGTCTTCAACGTGGAGCTCAAGCTCACCAGGGCCGGGCCGAAACTCATCGAGATCAACCCTCGGATGGGTGGCTTCTACCTGAGAGACTGGATCCTGGAGCTCTATGGTGTGGACCTGCTGTTGGCTGCAGCTATGGTGGCCTGTGGCCTGCGGCCTGCCTTGCCCAGCCACCCACGTGCCCGTGGCCACCTGGTGGGCGTCATGTGCCTGGCTTCCCAGcaccttcaggctctgagttccACCGCCAGCCGTGAGACCCTGCAGGCTCTTCATGACCAAGGCCTGCTGCGCTTCAATTTGCTGGAGGAGGTCCTGGTGCCTGGTGAATACGAGGAGCCCTACTGCAGTGTGGCTTGTGCTGGGCCCAGCCTGGCTGAGGCTCGTCTCCGCCTGCTGGGCCTCTGCCAGGGTCTGGGCATCGATGGGCCCCACTACCCTGTTGCCCACTTCCTGTCCCACTTCAAATAG